One part of the Vespa velutina unplaced genomic scaffold, iVesVel2.1, whole genome shotgun sequence genome encodes these proteins:
- the LOC124957499 gene encoding piggyBac transposable element-derived protein 4-like: MYDSISEQGFSIDIRLSNLSLSAYTTLRETEWQTIQATQAEKEVAEPEREHDAELLIENINCNDPLELYELFVTDSIILLMVQQTNKYAMEIGTDKKHQTSWIPVSIGEMKAFLGILLIMGVVQMPDIRFYWAENSMYGNERSMKRDRFLSILKDLHFADNETCTLEDPLYKIRNFMKYMLSTFKNTVKLGKTVVIDESMILWRGRLRFRRYVKGKRHKYRIKLYKLCLPNGYTYDLEVYSGKSSISSTNGHSYDVVEKLMNDLKFEEQTYFCGTVQQNRKFLPAEAKKKEKRGEILAMENSSGIKCVKWTDKRTVFMLTTCKNHKCILIEGKPGKMKPHLVFDYNNAKKGVDLSDQMASYYNCLIVKWEKIIDRLLTTEKMSIRQIKDSNFHFVKRYIQALQEMFASTAGNVTENCQNPS; the protein is encoded by the exons ATGT ATGACAGTATATCAGAGCAAGGATTTAGTATCGACATTAGGCTTTCTAATTTATCTTTGTCTGCGTATACAACGCTCCGAGAAACAGAGTGGCAAACAATTCAAGCGACACAAGCGGAAAAAGAAGTGGCAGAACCAGAGCGTGAGCACGACGCGGAACttctaatagaaaatattaattgcaaTGATCCGTTGGAACTATATGAACTATTCGTAACCGACAGCATTATTCTACTTATGGtccaacaaacaaacaaatatgcCATGGAAATTGGCACTGATAAAAAACATCAGACCTCCTGGATACCTGTTTCAATAGGCGAAATGAAGGCTTTTCTCGGTATACTATTAATTATGGGTGTCGTCCAAATGCCGGACATTAGATTCTATTGGGCTGAGAATAGTATGTACGGCAACGAGCGGAGCATGAAGCGCGATCGTTTCTTGTCCATTCTAAAGGATTTACATTTTGCCGATAATGAAACATGCACACTTGAGGATCCGTTGTACAAAATTAGAAACTTTATGAAATACATGCTTTCAACATTCAAAAATACTGTAAAACTGGGGAAAACTGTCGTCATAGATGAGAGCATGATTTTATGGCGCGGACGCTTGCGTTTCCGCCGATACGTAAAAGGAAAACGCCATAAATATAGGATCAAATTGTACAAGTTGTGTTTACCAAACGGTTATACATATGATTTAGAAGTATATAGCGGAAAAAGCTCAATATCTTCGACGAATGGCCATTCATATGATGTTGTAGAAAAACTAATGAATGACTTAAAATTTGAAGA ACAAACGTACTTTTGCGGCACAGTGCAGCAGAACCGAAAATTTTTGCCGgcagaagcaaaaaaaaaggaaaaacgtggCGAAATTCTCGCCATGGAAAACAGCTCCGGCATCAAATGTGTAAAATGGACCGATAAAAGAACTGTCTTCATGTTAACGACATGCAAAAATCATAAATGCATACTAATTGAAGGAAAACCAGGAAAAATGAAACCACATCTTGTTTTTGATTATAACAATGCTAAAAAGGGTGTCGATTTATCGGATCAAATGGCATCTTATTACAATTGCTTAATTGTGAAATG ggaaaaaattattgatagatTATTAACAACTGAAAAAATGTCAATAAGGCAAATAAAGGATAGCAACTTTCATTTTGTAAAGAGATATATCCAGGCATTGCAAGAAATGTTCGCAAGCACTGCAGGGAATGTTACAGAAAATTGTCAGAACCCGTCATAG